One Bacteroidia bacterium genomic window carries:
- a CDS encoding histidine kinase: MFKAEQGLVRLLIPFVIGTMLYVFVYILHYFNEMDSSWLGFFILTLPVILVFEIDHQITRYYQRKYPKPQGFFKSILLPFLLSLAICLVIVFAMYIPFKNWEIRNGSVDSIGLYHITSIGIQIFLTVVIANTIHQIIFLVRRWKEEAVKSEQLKKENVKARLRTLRNQISPHFLFNNFNTLYGLIDQEPQQAKAYLHKLSELYRQVLAKRNEELISLEEELETLEAYLYLIRVRFPQDIEIELTLEEQKREYHIPPMSLQMLVENAIKHNAFDEDHPLKIHIEQRGDQITVHNSRQEKEDHTPSMGIGLENIDNRYQLLSDRSIKIEENPSSYRVIIPLLKISGIHESKFAYTHH; this comes from the coding sequence ATGTTCAAAGCAGAACAAGGCCTGGTCCGTTTACTTATCCCTTTTGTTATTGGCACAATGCTGTATGTATTCGTGTACATCCTGCATTATTTCAATGAAATGGATTCCAGCTGGCTGGGCTTTTTTATCCTGACCTTGCCGGTAATTCTGGTGTTTGAAATTGACCACCAGATCACCCGATACTATCAAAGAAAGTATCCCAAGCCTCAAGGTTTCTTCAAGAGCATATTGCTTCCCTTTCTCCTCAGCCTGGCAATTTGCCTGGTCATAGTATTTGCCATGTATATTCCCTTTAAAAACTGGGAGATTCGCAATGGTTCAGTTGATTCTATTGGACTTTACCATATTACTTCCATTGGAATTCAGATCTTCCTCACAGTGGTCATTGCCAATACCATTCATCAGATCATATTTCTGGTTAGACGCTGGAAGGAAGAAGCCGTAAAAAGCGAGCAATTGAAAAAGGAGAATGTAAAAGCTCGGCTGCGAACTTTAAGAAATCAGATTTCCCCACATTTCCTCTTTAATAATTTCAATACCCTATACGGTCTGATTGATCAGGAACCTCAGCAAGCCAAAGCCTATTTGCATAAGTTATCGGAATTGTATCGGCAAGTGTTGGCGAAGCGAAATGAAGAATTGATTTCCCTGGAAGAGGAACTGGAAACCCTGGAAGCTTACCTCTACCTGATCCGGGTACGCTTTCCCCAGGATATAGAAATCGAACTTACGCTGGAAGAACAGAAGCGAGAGTATCACATCCCTCCTATGAGCCTTCAGATGTTGGTAGAAAATGCGATCAAACACAATGCATTCGATGAGGATCACCCTCTGAAAATTCATATCGAACAAAGGGGTGATCAAATCACCGTCCACAATTCCAGGCAAGAGAAAGAAGACCATACACCTTCTATGGGCATAGGGCTTGAAAATATTGATAATCGTTATCAGCTTTTATCGGATCGTAGCATTAAAATTGAGGAAAATCCTTCCTCCTACCGAGTTATTATTCCCCTGCTAAAGATTTCAGGTATCCATGAATCGAAGTTTGCATATACTCATCATTGA
- a CDS encoding LytTR family DNA-binding domain-containing protein produces the protein MNRSLHILIIEDEIIAARNLQQILKDYPEQVEILATLRSVAKATAWLKDHQEKVDLVLMDIQLTDGISFDIFEKIELRKPIIFTTAFDEYAIRAFKLNSIDYLLKPVLAEELYSALDKWKDINPPSPRIDYRKLAEEIQLYQPKYKHRFLVKRGASLFSIPTSEIAYFHADGNLVLLRTLDNKNYPVSYSLDQLSQELDPEFFFRITRNVLIHFPAIKKVNSYFKGRLSLEVEPPAKENLVISSKKAPAFKEWLDR, from the coding sequence ATGAATCGAAGTTTGCATATACTCATCATTGAGGATGAAATCATCGCTGCCCGCAATTTGCAGCAAATCCTCAAAGACTATCCTGAACAGGTAGAGATTCTGGCAACCCTGAGAAGTGTTGCCAAAGCGACTGCCTGGTTGAAAGATCATCAGGAAAAAGTAGATTTGGTCCTGATGGATATCCAGCTGACAGATGGAATCAGCTTTGATATTTTTGAAAAAATAGAGCTGCGAAAACCCATCATTTTTACTACTGCTTTTGATGAATATGCCATACGGGCTTTTAAACTCAATAGCATTGATTATTTGCTAAAACCTGTGCTTGCCGAAGAACTCTATTCTGCCCTGGATAAATGGAAAGACATCAATCCTCCCAGTCCCCGGATTGACTACCGAAAACTGGCCGAGGAGATTCAGCTCTACCAACCCAAATACAAACATCGATTTCTGGTAAAAAGGGGAGCCTCGCTCTTTTCTATACCGACCTCTGAGATCGCTTATTTTCATGCCGATGGAAATTTGGTCCTCCTACGTACCCTGGATAACAAAAACTATCCTGTCAGTTATTCGCTGGACCAACTAAGCCAGGAACTGGATCCCGAATTCTTCTTTCGCATCACCCGCAATGTTCTCATCCATTTCCCGGCTATCAAAAAAGTAAACAGCTATTTCAAAGGCCGACTGAGTCTGGAAGTAGAACCTCCGGCCAAAGAAAACCTTGTGATCAGTAGTAAAAAAGCCCCTGCCTTTAAGGAATGGCTGGATCGCTAA
- a CDS encoding DUF2219 family protein gives MKVCTSWVFLCIFLCMGKCLGQRSGISYFFDNDLLFITENEDRDYTLGMGVNFYHSQENKSMAGAIHRHLDGILGWESLLLNASIHTYSTSLELRLFTPDDLQASEPIRIDRPYASILTLGSSRNSQFIEKGLRIKSQFEIGLLGFFAAKQVQSAAHAMVRSLRQREDPYEPQGWQNQISRGGEFTFRYSIGVEQKIGMLSWKSRKRQGVKHLESTLFSELSLGYRSYLGSGLKLKLGWIPNKASDKTGIYLHSSLAGELVGYNALLQGQFRYSVHRLSYKSLNNWLYRASVGLCYQGKDWELDYSLFLRNAEFAPTDHPIHYWGALKLSFWR, from the coding sequence ATGAAAGTATGTACTTCATGGGTCTTTCTGTGCATCTTCCTGTGTATGGGGAAATGTTTGGGCCAAAGATCAGGCATCTCCTATTTCTTCGACAATGACCTGCTCTTTATCACAGAAAATGAAGACCGCGACTATACCCTGGGAATGGGAGTGAATTTTTACCATTCACAGGAAAATAAATCTATGGCCGGAGCTATACACAGGCATTTAGATGGCATATTAGGATGGGAATCCCTGCTACTGAATGCATCGATCCATACCTACAGCACTTCCCTGGAGCTCCGGCTTTTTACCCCAGATGATTTACAAGCAAGCGAACCCATCCGGATAGATCGGCCCTATGCCTCTATCCTGACTTTGGGGAGTAGCAGGAATAGTCAGTTTATAGAAAAGGGATTGCGGATAAAGAGTCAATTTGAGATAGGACTTTTGGGGTTTTTTGCAGCCAAACAGGTGCAGAGTGCAGCACATGCGATGGTCCGAAGCTTGCGGCAAAGAGAGGATCCCTATGAACCCCAAGGTTGGCAAAATCAGATCTCACGGGGAGGCGAATTCACCTTCCGATATAGCATCGGAGTAGAACAGAAGATCGGGATGCTCAGTTGGAAAAGCAGAAAGCGGCAAGGTGTGAAACATCTAGAAAGCACCCTATTTTCTGAACTTAGTTTGGGATACAGATCATACCTGGGTTCAGGCCTGAAGTTGAAACTCGGTTGGATACCGAATAAAGCTTCTGATAAAACAGGTATTTACCTCCATAGCAGTCTGGCAGGGGAGCTAGTTGGATACAATGCCCTGCTACAAGGTCAATTCCGGTATTCGGTCCACAGACTTAGCTACAAAAGCCTAAATAATTGGCTATATCGGGCTAGCGTTGGGCTTTGCTATCAAGGGAAAGATTGGGAGCTGGATTATAGTCTTTTTCTCCGGAATGCAGAGTTTGCTCCTACAGATCATCCCATTCATTATTGGGGGGCTTTGAAGCTGAGTTTTTGGAGATAA
- a CDS encoding DUF3943 domain-containing protein, translating to MRRYQKILILLFFLYQQSLYSQQLNVNLPLGIMDGFPEFGTYEYEEEKELRNESQPRIEKVKRGLRLSTVYNLSIGAGLLILPPKVTNWKREDFFKTAGPNLGKAWTKEPVWDRDAMLTNYVGHPYQGAFYYNSMRSQGAKVWESSLFCVGQSLMWEFVFEAIKEQPSRQDLITTPVGGILFGELIHRSTLRMRRGGFRTWEKILVTVFNPSYVLNNGYR from the coding sequence ATGCGACGATATCAAAAAATACTTATCCTGCTCTTTTTTCTCTACCAGCAAAGCCTTTACAGCCAGCAGCTAAACGTGAATCTGCCTTTGGGAATCATGGATGGTTTCCCTGAATTTGGTACTTATGAATATGAGGAAGAAAAGGAACTACGAAATGAAAGTCAGCCCAGAATAGAAAAAGTAAAACGAGGACTCCGACTCAGTACAGTTTACAATTTGAGCATAGGTGCAGGCCTTTTGATTTTGCCTCCAAAAGTTACCAACTGGAAGCGGGAAGATTTTTTCAAGACTGCTGGACCCAATTTGGGGAAGGCCTGGACCAAGGAACCGGTTTGGGATAGAGACGCTATGCTAACCAATTATGTGGGGCATCCCTATCAGGGAGCATTTTATTACAATAGCATGAGAAGCCAGGGAGCCAAAGTCTGGGAAAGTTCTCTTTTTTGCGTGGGACAAAGCCTTATGTGGGAATTTGTTTTTGAAGCCATCAAAGAACAACCCAGTCGGCAGGACCTTATTACTACCCCTGTAGGAGGCATTCTCTTTGGAGAATTGATTCATCGATCTACCCTTCGTATGCGGCGAGGAGGATTCCGTACCTGGGAAAAAATTTTGGTGACAGTTTTTAATCCCTCCTATGTCCTGAACAATGGGTATCGGTAA
- a CDS encoding helix-turn-helix transcriptional regulator, producing MARLSLSQNEFKILAVLSSGEQKHGYGILKLINDAAPVERKILIGSLYNTLKGMEKKGFVESVWAERDANDHKPQRRYYKITGLGERVYREDEEVLVSIWLKTQNPILKKFAH from the coding sequence ATGGCAAGATTATCTTTATCACAGAATGAATTCAAGATCCTCGCAGTGCTTTCCTCTGGAGAGCAAAAGCATGGATACGGAATCTTGAAGTTGATTAATGATGCGGCCCCCGTAGAGCGGAAGATCCTGATAGGGAGTTTGTATAACACCCTTAAAGGCATGGAAAAGAAGGGCTTTGTTGAGAGTGTTTGGGCAGAGAGAGATGCCAATGATCATAAACCACAAAGGCGGTATTATAAGATCACTGGTTTGGGAGAAAGGGTATATCGAGAAGATGAGGAGGTTTTAGTCTCCATTTGGCTGAAGACCCAGAATCCCATTCTCAAGAAATTCGCACACTAA